A genomic stretch from Spodoptera frugiperda isolate SF20-4 chromosome 14, AGI-APGP_CSIRO_Sfru_2.0, whole genome shotgun sequence includes:
- the LOC118279232 gene encoding uncharacterized protein LOC118279232 isoform X10, giving the protein MYTNYYIFQIVFWSMFIITVFSIMYLRIRRQKTRSPQQRRMYVGSRARPSLGQAEPSIFVSPSNLPPPPKYECMAPPSYEEVVGVHYPNYQVQPITQPITTALAQTSTDTTTRPDSRSNETVVRNNDETVVTVVSAPRVATTSS; this is encoded by the exons atgtacacaaattattatattttccaaATTGTATTTTGGAGTATGTTTATCATTACCGTGTTCTCAATTATGTATCTTCGTATAAGAa GGCAAAAAACGCGCAGTCCGCAGCAGAGGCGAATGTATGTGGGCTCGCGGGCCCGGCCGTCGCTGGGCCAAGCAGAGCCATCTATATTCGTCAGCCCTTCTAACCTGCCGCCGCCGCCCAAATATG AATGCATGGCCCCGCCCAGTTACGAAGAGGTAGTGGGCGTACACTACCCCAACTACCAAGTGCAGCCAATCACGCAACCAATCACAACAGCGCTAGCACAGACGTCTACCGACACAACGACAAGACCAGACTCCAGAAGTAACGAAACAGTTGTCAGAAATAACGATGAGACGGTCGTTACCGTTGTCAGCGCGCCGCGAGTAGCAACCACCAGCTCGTGA
- the LOC118279232 gene encoding uncharacterized protein LOC118279232 isoform X12, producing the protein MASNSTITISIIIIMGILICILYNYVTGQKTRSPQQRRMYVGSRARPSLGQAEPSIFVSPSNLPPPPKYECMAPPSYEEVVGVHYPNYQVQPITQPITTALAQTSTDTTTRPDSRSNETVVRNNDETVVTVVSAPRVATTSS; encoded by the exons ATGGCTTCGAATTCAACGATTACAATttctatcataataattatgggtattttaatttgtatacttTACAATTATGTGACCG GGCAAAAAACGCGCAGTCCGCAGCAGAGGCGAATGTATGTGGGCTCGCGGGCCCGGCCGTCGCTGGGCCAAGCAGAGCCATCTATATTCGTCAGCCCTTCTAACCTGCCGCCGCCGCCCAAATATG AATGCATGGCCCCGCCCAGTTACGAAGAGGTAGTGGGCGTACACTACCCCAACTACCAAGTGCAGCCAATCACGCAACCAATCACAACAGCGCTAGCACAGACGTCTACCGACACAACGACAAGACCAGACTCCAGAAGTAACGAAACAGTTGTCAGAAATAACGATGAGACGGTCGTTACCGTTGTCAGCGCGCCGCGAGTAGCAACCACCAGCTCGTGA
- the LOC118279232 gene encoding uncharacterized protein LOC118279232 isoform X13: MEENTGFIIFLVVTLVLALLLGVCKEFRQKTRSPQQRRMYVGSRARPSLGQAEPSIFVSPSNLPPPPKYECMAPPSYEEVVGVHYPNYQVQPITQPITTALAQTSTDTTTRPDSRSNETVVRNNDETVVTVVSAPRVATTSS; this comes from the exons ATGGAGGAAAATACCGGCTTCATAATCTTCTTAGTTGTTACGTTGGTGTTGGCACTGCTGTTAGGAGTTTGTAAGGAATTCA GGCAAAAAACGCGCAGTCCGCAGCAGAGGCGAATGTATGTGGGCTCGCGGGCCCGGCCGTCGCTGGGCCAAGCAGAGCCATCTATATTCGTCAGCCCTTCTAACCTGCCGCCGCCGCCCAAATATG AATGCATGGCCCCGCCCAGTTACGAAGAGGTAGTGGGCGTACACTACCCCAACTACCAAGTGCAGCCAATCACGCAACCAATCACAACAGCGCTAGCACAGACGTCTACCGACACAACGACAAGACCAGACTCCAGAAGTAACGAAACAGTTGTCAGAAATAACGATGAGACGGTCGTTACCGTTGTCAGCGCGCCGCGAGTAGCAACCACCAGCTCGTGA
- the LOC118279232 gene encoding uncharacterized protein LOC118279232 isoform X16: MSDTYIYFFVTLLVATLMLGCKAVRQKTRSPQQRRMYVGSRARPSLGQAEPSIFVSPSNLPPPPKYECMAPPSYEEVVGVHYPNYQVQPITQPITTALAQTSTDTTTRPDSRSNETVVRNNDETVVTVVSAPRVATTSS; encoded by the exons atgtctgatacttatatttatttctttgtgacCCTGCTCGTTGCTACTCTTATGTTGGGCTGCAAAGCTGTCA GGCAAAAAACGCGCAGTCCGCAGCAGAGGCGAATGTATGTGGGCTCGCGGGCCCGGCCGTCGCTGGGCCAAGCAGAGCCATCTATATTCGTCAGCCCTTCTAACCTGCCGCCGCCGCCCAAATATG AATGCATGGCCCCGCCCAGTTACGAAGAGGTAGTGGGCGTACACTACCCCAACTACCAAGTGCAGCCAATCACGCAACCAATCACAACAGCGCTAGCACAGACGTCTACCGACACAACGACAAGACCAGACTCCAGAAGTAACGAAACAGTTGTCAGAAATAACGATGAGACGGTCGTTACCGTTGTCAGCGCGCCGCGAGTAGCAACCACCAGCTCGTGA
- the LOC118279232 gene encoding uncharacterized protein LOC118279232 isoform X1, which yields MEPITYSSFRTVSEVDLREDFTPVNDYNTSFADIVWSALSTTTIFLIIIFMVTCIRVVIMGQKTRSPQQRRMYVGSRARPSLGQAEPSIFVSPSNLPPPPKYECMAPPSYEEVVGVHYPNYQVQPITQPITTALAQTSTDTTTRPDSRSNETVVRNNDETVVTVVSAPRVATTSS from the exons ATGGAGCCTATCACCTATAGCTCATTCAGAACAGTATCGGAGGTGGACCTTCGGGAGGACTTCACTCCCGTCAATGATTACAACACATCGTTCGCTGACATCGTGTGGTCTGCGCTCAGTACCACGACGATATTCCTgatcattatttttatggtcACTTGTATTAGAGTCGTTATTATGG GGCAAAAAACGCGCAGTCCGCAGCAGAGGCGAATGTATGTGGGCTCGCGGGCCCGGCCGTCGCTGGGCCAAGCAGAGCCATCTATATTCGTCAGCCCTTCTAACCTGCCGCCGCCGCCCAAATATG AATGCATGGCCCCGCCCAGTTACGAAGAGGTAGTGGGCGTACACTACCCCAACTACCAAGTGCAGCCAATCACGCAACCAATCACAACAGCGCTAGCACAGACGTCTACCGACACAACGACAAGACCAGACTCCAGAAGTAACGAAACAGTTGTCAGAAATAACGATGAGACGGTCGTTACCGTTGTCAGCGCGCCGCGAGTAGCAACCACCAGCTCGTGA
- the LOC118279232 gene encoding uncharacterized protein LOC118279232 isoform X8, giving the protein MDTLSSVMIGVLTVMFFYLFWMWFCFGSCVKRRQKTRSPQQRRMYVGSRARPSLGQAEPSIFVSPSNLPPPPKYECMAPPSYEEVVGVHYPNYQVQPITQPITTALAQTSTDTTTRPDSRSNETVVRNNDETVVTVVSAPRVATTSS; this is encoded by the exons ATGGATACGTTGTCGAGTGTTATGATTGGTGTACTGACGGtgatgtttttctatttattttggaTGTGGTTCTGTTTTGGGAGCTGTGTTAAAAGAC GGCAAAAAACGCGCAGTCCGCAGCAGAGGCGAATGTATGTGGGCTCGCGGGCCCGGCCGTCGCTGGGCCAAGCAGAGCCATCTATATTCGTCAGCCCTTCTAACCTGCCGCCGCCGCCCAAATATG AATGCATGGCCCCGCCCAGTTACGAAGAGGTAGTGGGCGTACACTACCCCAACTACCAAGTGCAGCCAATCACGCAACCAATCACAACAGCGCTAGCACAGACGTCTACCGACACAACGACAAGACCAGACTCCAGAAGTAACGAAACAGTTGTCAGAAATAACGATGAGACGGTCGTTACCGTTGTCAGCGCGCCGCGAGTAGCAACCACCAGCTCGTGA
- the LOC118279232 gene encoding uncharacterized protein LOC118279232 isoform X7 produces MDGTALIVIIMTVPAIVLLILFMTALHLVSFIYWIRQKTRSPQQRRMYVGSRARPSLGQAEPSIFVSPSNLPPPPKYECMAPPSYEEVVGVHYPNYQVQPITQPITTALAQTSTDTTTRPDSRSNETVVRNNDETVVTVVSAPRVATTSS; encoded by the exons ATGGATGGTACTGCGCTCATAGTGATTATAATGACGGTACCGGCGATTGTGTTGTTGATACTTTTCATGACTGCTTTGCATCTCGTGTCGTTTATCTACTGGATTC GGCAAAAAACGCGCAGTCCGCAGCAGAGGCGAATGTATGTGGGCTCGCGGGCCCGGCCGTCGCTGGGCCAAGCAGAGCCATCTATATTCGTCAGCCCTTCTAACCTGCCGCCGCCGCCCAAATATG AATGCATGGCCCCGCCCAGTTACGAAGAGGTAGTGGGCGTACACTACCCCAACTACCAAGTGCAGCCAATCACGCAACCAATCACAACAGCGCTAGCACAGACGTCTACCGACACAACGACAAGACCAGACTCCAGAAGTAACGAAACAGTTGTCAGAAATAACGATGAGACGGTCGTTACCGTTGTCAGCGCGCCGCGAGTAGCAACCACCAGCTCGTGA
- the LOC118279232 gene encoding uncharacterized protein LOC118279232 isoform X14, with protein sequence MMEVLLVVASFIVFLFLMGLCAGHMHIGQKTRSPQQRRMYVGSRARPSLGQAEPSIFVSPSNLPPPPKYECMAPPSYEEVVGVHYPNYQVQPITQPITTALAQTSTDTTTRPDSRSNETVVRNNDETVVTVVSAPRVATTSS encoded by the exons ATGATGGAGGTACTGCTCGTCGTGGCTAGTTTCATTGTGTTTCTGTTTTTAATGGGTTTGTGTGCAGGCCATATGCATATAG GGCAAAAAACGCGCAGTCCGCAGCAGAGGCGAATGTATGTGGGCTCGCGGGCCCGGCCGTCGCTGGGCCAAGCAGAGCCATCTATATTCGTCAGCCCTTCTAACCTGCCGCCGCCGCCCAAATATG AATGCATGGCCCCGCCCAGTTACGAAGAGGTAGTGGGCGTACACTACCCCAACTACCAAGTGCAGCCAATCACGCAACCAATCACAACAGCGCTAGCACAGACGTCTACCGACACAACGACAAGACCAGACTCCAGAAGTAACGAAACAGTTGTCAGAAATAACGATGAGACGGTCGTTACCGTTGTCAGCGCGCCGCGAGTAGCAACCACCAGCTCGTGA
- the LOC118279232 gene encoding uncharacterized protein LOC118279232 isoform X15 produces the protein MHYRTIMFISWCVFIVVLVAISAFIHRRQKTRSPQQRRMYVGSRARPSLGQAEPSIFVSPSNLPPPPKYECMAPPSYEEVVGVHYPNYQVQPITQPITTALAQTSTDTTTRPDSRSNETVVRNNDETVVTVVSAPRVATTSS, from the exons atgcATTACAGAACAATTATGTTCATTTCTTGGTGTGTATTCATTGTCGTATTAGTTGCAATAAGTGCTTTCATACATAGAA GGCAAAAAACGCGCAGTCCGCAGCAGAGGCGAATGTATGTGGGCTCGCGGGCCCGGCCGTCGCTGGGCCAAGCAGAGCCATCTATATTCGTCAGCCCTTCTAACCTGCCGCCGCCGCCCAAATATG AATGCATGGCCCCGCCCAGTTACGAAGAGGTAGTGGGCGTACACTACCCCAACTACCAAGTGCAGCCAATCACGCAACCAATCACAACAGCGCTAGCACAGACGTCTACCGACACAACGACAAGACCAGACTCCAGAAGTAACGAAACAGTTGTCAGAAATAACGATGAGACGGTCGTTACCGTTGTCAGCGCGCCGCGAGTAGCAACCACCAGCTCGTGA
- the LOC118279232 gene encoding uncharacterized protein LOC118279232 isoform X11, protein MSDHLFMFLMYIGCFSLFLSISMLCSCRRQKTRSPQQRRMYVGSRARPSLGQAEPSIFVSPSNLPPPPKYECMAPPSYEEVVGVHYPNYQVQPITQPITTALAQTSTDTTTRPDSRSNETVVRNNDETVVTVVSAPRVATTSS, encoded by the exons ATGTCGGATCATCTCTTCATGTTTCTGATGTACATCGGATGTTTCTCCTTATTCCTATCAATATCCATGCTCTGCAGTTGCAGAA GGCAAAAAACGCGCAGTCCGCAGCAGAGGCGAATGTATGTGGGCTCGCGGGCCCGGCCGTCGCTGGGCCAAGCAGAGCCATCTATATTCGTCAGCCCTTCTAACCTGCCGCCGCCGCCCAAATATG AATGCATGGCCCCGCCCAGTTACGAAGAGGTAGTGGGCGTACACTACCCCAACTACCAAGTGCAGCCAATCACGCAACCAATCACAACAGCGCTAGCACAGACGTCTACCGACACAACGACAAGACCAGACTCCAGAAGTAACGAAACAGTTGTCAGAAATAACGATGAGACGGTCGTTACCGTTGTCAGCGCGCCGCGAGTAGCAACCACCAGCTCGTGA
- the LOC118279232 gene encoding uncharacterized protein LOC118279232 isoform X4: MPPASEEDMSPMPGDTSSVTIYQVIYISVLFTVLFMAFVIMCIKMAQLGQKTRSPQQRRMYVGSRARPSLGQAEPSIFVSPSNLPPPPKYECMAPPSYEEVVGVHYPNYQVQPITQPITTALAQTSTDTTTRPDSRSNETVVRNNDETVVTVVSAPRVATTSS; the protein is encoded by the exons ATGCCTCCAGCTTCAGAAGAAGACATGTCTCCTATGCCCGGGGACACGAGCAGTGTCACCATATACCAAGTGATCTACATATCAGTGCTCTTCACTGTCCTGTTCATGGCCTTCGTCATAATGTGCATCAAGATGGCACAATTGg GGCAAAAAACGCGCAGTCCGCAGCAGAGGCGAATGTATGTGGGCTCGCGGGCCCGGCCGTCGCTGGGCCAAGCAGAGCCATCTATATTCGTCAGCCCTTCTAACCTGCCGCCGCCGCCCAAATATG AATGCATGGCCCCGCCCAGTTACGAAGAGGTAGTGGGCGTACACTACCCCAACTACCAAGTGCAGCCAATCACGCAACCAATCACAACAGCGCTAGCACAGACGTCTACCGACACAACGACAAGACCAGACTCCAGAAGTAACGAAACAGTTGTCAGAAATAACGATGAGACGGTCGTTACCGTTGTCAGCGCGCCGCGAGTAGCAACCACCAGCTCGTGA
- the LOC118279232 gene encoding uncharacterized protein LOC118279232 isoform X2 — protein MAPYYPNLDMFDSAEDDSQKEANDPSSLSEMAFWYMIVLIGMLLTWIFMFFCLRIISLRQKTRSPQQRRMYVGSRARPSLGQAEPSIFVSPSNLPPPPKYECMAPPSYEEVVGVHYPNYQVQPITQPITTALAQTSTDTTTRPDSRSNETVVRNNDETVVTVVSAPRVATTSS, from the exons ATGGCTCCGTATTATCCAAATCTGGATATGTTTGATTCAGCCGAAGATGATAGTCAGAAGGAAGCCAATGATCCAAGCAGTTTGAGTGAAATGGCCTTCTGGTATATGATCGTGTTGATAGGAATGCTGCTCACCTGGATCTTTATGTTCTTCTGTTTAAGGATCATTTcattac GGCAAAAAACGCGCAGTCCGCAGCAGAGGCGAATGTATGTGGGCTCGCGGGCCCGGCCGTCGCTGGGCCAAGCAGAGCCATCTATATTCGTCAGCCCTTCTAACCTGCCGCCGCCGCCCAAATATG AATGCATGGCCCCGCCCAGTTACGAAGAGGTAGTGGGCGTACACTACCCCAACTACCAAGTGCAGCCAATCACGCAACCAATCACAACAGCGCTAGCACAGACGTCTACCGACACAACGACAAGACCAGACTCCAGAAGTAACGAAACAGTTGTCAGAAATAACGATGAGACGGTCGTTACCGTTGTCAGCGCGCCGCGAGTAGCAACCACCAGCTCGTGA